The genomic interval TCCCTCCAGACCAATTATTGATGCAAATAGTTTTGAGTTGATGACTTCATTGATCCAATTTATCCAACAAAATCAATTTAGCGGATTGCTAACTGAGAACCCGAGTGAACATCTTTGTAATTTTCTTGAGAAATGTGACACGGTAAAAACGAATGGGATTTCTAATGATGTCCTTCGACTTAGgctatttcctttttcattgagAGATCGTGCTAAAGAGTGGTTGacaaatgatgatccaaattccTATGATACATGGAACAAACTCTCAATCGCTTTCCTCCATAAATTCTTTCAACCGGGGAAGACAGCCAAGCACGAGATTACCTCATTTGTTCAACATGACACGGAATCtttatatgaagcttgggaaaGATTCAAGGAGCTTCAACGACAATGCCCTGACCACGGGGTTCCTTCCTACCTTCTTATACTTATTTTCTATAGTGGCGTGAAGCCGGAGCTACAAATGAGTCTTAATGTGGCCGCGGGAGGAGCTCTTGATGGGTTAGCATGGGATAAGGCCCAAGCTTTGATAGAGGAAATGGCATCCAATACTTATCATTGGGGCCATGACCGCCATGTTAGAGGGGGTAGATTTTATAATGACTTTGTTCAATTGATAATTAACGACTTATCTCAACAAAGTGCACGAATGAGCTCAGGTGGCTCAAGTTCATCAGATCCTACGTGTCAACTATGTGGTGCTCAAGGCCATTATGCGACGGATTGTAGTAATGTGTCGT from Silene latifolia isolate original U9 population unplaced genomic scaffold, ASM4854445v1 scaffold_750, whole genome shotgun sequence carries:
- the LOC141640339 gene encoding uncharacterized protein LOC141640339 translates to MPTPRLSNTRMGGIPTGRLSGRPSGTPSRPIIDANSFELMTSLIQFIQQNQFSGLLTENPSEHLCNFLEKCDTVKTNGISNDVLRLRLFPFSLRDRAKEWLTNDDPNSYDTWNKLSIAFLHKFFQPGKTAKHEITSFVQHDTESLYEAWERFKELQRQCPDHGVPSYLLILIFYSGVKPELQMSLNVAAGGALDGLAWDKAQALIEEMASNTYHWGHDRHVRGGRFYNDFVQLIINDLSQQSARMSSGGSSSSDPTCQLCGAQGHYATDCSNVSLMEQANALYSMQPFDPFPNTYNLGLVGWSFDPNLDYCNTTPHSKSPGYQTNPQFRQIPLQETNQKSNLELMMEQMLASQSRLTASHDQLSASQGQFMATQELKNIELSNKLSRLQNQENSSHKMLYPN